The following are encoded in a window of Bacteroidales bacterium genomic DNA:
- a CDS encoding SnoaL-like domain-containing protein yields MKTIMFSLIASLLIVFYSCNKPEQGISKAEMRKIVESRNIALGECFKSGDAEKVAMMYADSAKLSPNGSSFVHGRDNIKAFWAEDFKTSKTLEMNTNVLTIDGDKEVIYETGLASSKIMYKDTLYNVTVKYINVWRKQADGNYLLDIDFWNKAK; encoded by the coding sequence ATGAAAACTATTATGTTTTCTCTAATAGCATCGCTGCTGATTGTGTTTTACTCATGCAATAAACCCGAGCAAGGAATTTCAAAAGCAGAGATGAGAAAGATTGTAGAAAGTAGAAATATAGCCCTTGGCGAATGCTTTAAATCGGGAGATGCTGAGAAAGTAGCCATGATGTATGCCGATTCTGCTAAGCTAAGCCCTAATGGCTCAAGCTTTGTTCATGGCAGGGATAATATCAAAGCGTTTTGGGCAGAGGATTTTAAAACCTCCAAAACTTTGGAGATGAATACTAACGTTTTAACTATCGATGGTGATAAGGAGGTTATCTACGAAACGGGCTTGGCATCATCTAAAATAATGTACAAGGATACCCTGTACAATGTAACCGTAAAGTATATCAACGTTTGGCGCAAACAGGCGGATGGAAATTATTTGTTGGATATCGATTTTTGGAATAAGGCAAAGTAG
- a CDS encoding cupredoxin family copper-binding protein, whose product MKNIIKSQSKLVVAAILLFALLSATNSCKKSSDSPGANEVYIENMAFNPSTITVAANTTITWTNKDGVPHTVTSSTDLFNSGTIANNGVYSHTFTTAGAYSYSCTIHPDMVGSVVVNATQTGGTGY is encoded by the coding sequence ATGAAAAACATAATTAAGTCACAAAGCAAACTAGTAGTTGCAGCCATTTTACTATTCGCTTTGTTAAGCGCAACTAATAGCTGCAAAAAGTCATCCGATTCACCCGGTGCAAATGAGGTTTATATCGAGAACATGGCTTTTAATCCAAGCACCATAACTGTGGCTGCCAATACCACCATAACCTGGACAAACAAAGATGGGGTTCCCCATACAGTAACCAGCTCAACTGACTTATTCAATAGTGGTACAATAGCCAATAATGGAGTTTATAGCCATACCTTTACAACAGCAGGAGCCTATTCATACAGTTGTACAATACATCCAGATATGGTTGGTTCAGTAGTTGTAAATGCAACCCAAACAGGCGGCACGGGATACTAA
- a CDS encoding helix-turn-helix transcriptional regulator, with the protein MKIYIQNMVCIRCKMVVKSELEKLGLHYTSVELGEVEIIEDISSDQFKQLGLALKKTGLELMDDKKSIIVEKIKTIIIELVHYSDDQIKINLSDYLSEKLNYNYTYLANLFSEVKGTTIEQFYLAHKIEKVKELLVYDELNLTEIAYKLHYSSVAHLSNQFKKITGLTPSHFKNLKQKRRSTLGNV; encoded by the coding sequence TTGAAAATATACATTCAAAATATGGTTTGCATCCGATGCAAGATGGTTGTGAAATCCGAACTGGAAAAACTTGGATTGCATTACACCTCTGTTGAATTGGGTGAAGTAGAAATTATCGAAGATATTTCATCCGATCAGTTTAAACAGTTGGGGTTAGCTCTAAAAAAAACTGGGTTAGAGCTGATGGATGATAAAAAGAGTATAATTGTTGAGAAAATAAAAACGATTATCATTGAATTGGTTCACTATTCAGATGATCAAATCAAAATTAACCTTTCCGATTATCTAAGCGAAAAACTAAATTACAACTATACTTACCTTGCAAATCTGTTTTCCGAAGTTAAGGGAACTACAATTGAACAATTCTACCTAGCACATAAAATTGAAAAGGTAAAAGAACTTCTGGTTTACGATGAACTCAATCTTACCGAAATTGCTTATAAACTGCATTACAGCAGTGTAGCCCATTTATCTAATCAATTCAAGAAAATAACTGGGCTTACCCCATCGCACTTCAAAAATCTTAAACAAAAAAGACGTAGCACATTGGGGAATGTGTGA
- a CDS encoding lmo0937 family membrane protein: MGNLLYIIALFLIIAWAIGFIGYNVGSIIHILLVIAIIAILLRIIRGK, translated from the coding sequence ATGGGAAATCTACTTTACATCATCGCCCTATTCCTGATTATTGCATGGGCTATCGGATTTATTGGTTACAATGTAGGTAGCATTATTCATATTCTTCTAGTAATTGCAATAATTGCCATTTTACTCAGGATTATTAGAGGTAAATAA
- a CDS encoding DUF3494 domain-containing protein encodes MCELYNSFTKLCNTSFLISYHLCNAVRIRSQLKIKKMKTIKLLTALAMVSVVLTTGCEKDETNPANQIEIPVQTTVQTAIPLADASNIAILSGSAVTNTGATVITGDIGLSPGTSVGGFPPGILNGTLHINDAIATQAKLDLTAAYNDAAGRTCTDIVTLSGNIGGLTLTPGLYKSTSSLAISSGDLTFDAMGNADAVFIIQIASSLTTTSGRKVFLSGGALASNIFWQVGSSATFGTTSVFKGTVMAMQSITFNTGATLDGRALARIGGITMAGNTIVKQ; translated from the coding sequence ATGTGTGAATTATATAACTCATTTACAAAGTTGTGTAACACTTCATTTTTAATTAGTTATCACCTTTGTAATGCTGTGAGAATTCGTTCGCAGCTTAAAATTAAAAAAATGAAAACGATAAAACTATTAACAGCCCTTGCGATGGTATCTGTTGTTTTAACTACAGGATGTGAAAAGGATGAAACTAATCCTGCAAATCAAATTGAAATTCCAGTGCAAACCACTGTGCAGACAGCCATTCCTCTTGCTGATGCTTCCAACATAGCAATCCTTTCTGGTTCAGCAGTCACTAACACTGGCGCTACAGTAATAACTGGTGATATTGGTCTAAGTCCAGGCACATCGGTAGGCGGATTCCCTCCAGGAATTTTAAATGGAACTTTACATATCAATGATGCAATAGCCACTCAGGCGAAACTTGATTTAACGGCTGCTTACAACGATGCAGCAGGACGAACATGTACCGATATAGTAACACTGTCGGGTAATATTGGTGGGCTAACCCTTACTCCTGGTCTATATAAGTCAACCTCATCGCTTGCAATATCATCTGGCGATCTCACTTTTGATGCAATGGGAAATGCAGATGCTGTTTTCATTATACAAATTGCGTCGAGCCTTACCACCACATCGGGTCGCAAAGTTTTCCTAAGCGGTGGTGCGCTAGCTTCCAATATATTTTGGCAGGTTGGAAGCTCCGCAACGTTTGGAACTACATCGGTGTTTAAAGGAACGGTTATGGCAATGCAATCCATCACCTTCAATACCGGAGCAACACTTGATGGCAGAGCATTAGCAAGAATAGGTGGAATTACTATGGCAGGTAATACGATTGTAAAACAATAA
- a CDS encoding response regulator, which yields MKNENKIKLFLVDDDALFLKSLEIDFLEHADFAIETFATGELCMASLKHNPDVIILDYFLDSIDKNAMNGLETLDKIKSYNPDIPVVMLSSQDKIDVAINCMHHRAFDYVVKSETAFVRLQKIITTIFRYKKMEKELSWYMDRM from the coding sequence ATGAAAAACGAAAATAAAATAAAGCTTTTCCTGGTTGATGATGATGCTTTATTTTTAAAATCATTAGAAATTGATTTTCTTGAGCATGCAGACTTTGCGATTGAAACATTTGCTACAGGTGAACTTTGTATGGCGAGTTTAAAACACAACCCTGATGTAATCATTCTAGATTATTTCCTTGATAGTATTGATAAAAATGCCATGAATGGATTGGAAACATTGGATAAAATAAAATCTTACAATCCTGATATTCCTGTTGTAATGCTATCCTCGCAGGATAAAATTGATGTAGCAATAAACTGTATGCACCATAGAGCTTTTGATTACGTAGTAAAAAGTGAAACGGCTTTCGTGCGCTTGCAAAAAATTATAACTACCATTTTCCGTTACAAAAAAATGGAGAAGGAATTAAGTTGGTATATGGATAGGATGTAA
- a CDS encoding response regulator → MANKELAFQNDEKEKRAQELSIANKELAFQNDEKEKRAAELIIANKELAFQNNEKEKRAAELIIANKELAFQNDEKEKRAAELIIANKELAFQNDEKEKRAQELSIANKELAFQNDEKEKRAQELIIANKELAFQNNEKEKRAAELIIANKELAFQNVEKEKRAAELRIANYARSLIEASLDPLVTINTKGKITDMNEALASITGITREELTGTDFFDYFTEPQKAREVYQEVFAKGSVADSPLTLRHKDNKLTDVLFNGSVYKDDGGNVLGVVIVARDVTDQKRVATELVESKVFAELTTVIAEEAKSKAESATQIAEDAVKAKQQFLSNMSHEIRTPMNAIIGFTKVLLKTDLTAKQKEYLQAIKLSGDALIVLINDILDLAKVDSGKMTFEQTPFKMALSISAMLHLFETKIQEKNLELVKEYDSNIPEVLVGDPVRLHQIILNLVSNAVKFTTKGKITVSVHLLKEDKKKATIEFAVKDTGIGIAENKIGNIFENFQQASSNTSRLYGGTGLGLAIVKQLVEPQGGKITVKSKIDEGSTFSFVLNFLKTDANAELEAGIEELNTEIKNIKVLVVEDIALNQLLMKTLLDDFGFERDIADNGKIAIEKLQAKSYDIILMDLQMPIMNGFEATEYIRNNMNSKIPIIALTADVTTVDLAKCKAVGMNDYIAKPVDERLLYSKIVGLVKKPSQVKYNGSEGDVNIEIKKSKCINLDYLVKRTKANPELMMEMISLYLEQTPPLVKAMKQGWLDEDMNSLHAAVHKMIPSFSIMGISTDFENMAKKVQEFSITQQETKVNLIDNQGVFEMVMQLENICNQACSELEEEYNRIKSNRS, encoded by the coding sequence ATTGCCAATAAAGAGCTTGCATTTCAAAACGATGAGAAGGAAAAACGGGCTCAAGAGTTAAGCATTGCCAACAAAGAGCTTGCTTTTCAGAATGATGAAAAAGAAAAACGAGCCGCTGAGCTGATAATTGCCAATAAAGAGCTTGCTTTTCAGAACAATGAAAAAGAAAAACGAGCCGCTGAGTTAATTATAGCGAACAAAGAACTTGCATTTCAAAACGATGAAAAGGAAAAACGAGCCGCAGAGTTAATCATTGCGAACAAAGAGCTTGCATTTCAAAACGATGAGAAAGAGAAACGGGCACAAGAGTTAAGCATTGCCAATAAAGAACTTGCTTTTCAAAATGATGAGAAGGAAAAACGGGCACAAGAGTTAATCATTGCAAATAAAGAGCTTGCTTTTCAAAACAATGAGAAGGAAAAACGAGCGGCAGAGTTAATCATTGCCAACAAAGAGCTTGCTTTCCAAAACGTTGAAAAGGAAAAACGAGCGGCAGAATTAAGGATTGCTAACTATGCACGTAGCCTTATCGAGGCAAGTCTAGATCCATTAGTTACTATCAATACCAAAGGTAAAATCACCGATATGAATGAAGCGCTAGCTAGCATTACGGGGATTACACGAGAAGAACTTACTGGCACTGATTTCTTCGATTATTTCACCGAACCACAAAAGGCGCGTGAAGTCTATCAGGAAGTCTTCGCAAAAGGATCGGTTGCTGATTCTCCCCTTACACTTCGCCATAAGGATAACAAGCTGACTGATGTGCTATTTAATGGATCCGTTTATAAAGATGATGGTGGTAATGTGCTGGGAGTGGTAATTGTAGCTAGGGATGTTACTGACCAAAAAAGAGTTGCAACCGAATTGGTAGAATCAAAAGTGTTTGCTGAGTTGACAACAGTAATTGCTGAAGAAGCAAAGAGCAAAGCTGAAAGTGCCACACAAATAGCGGAAGATGCGGTTAAAGCAAAACAACAGTTCCTTTCAAATATGAGTCATGAAATTCGCACTCCAATGAATGCGATTATCGGATTTACAAAGGTGTTACTAAAAACAGATTTGACTGCAAAGCAGAAAGAGTATTTACAAGCAATAAAATTGAGTGGCGATGCATTAATCGTACTCATCAACGATATCCTAGATTTGGCAAAAGTCGACTCAGGAAAAATGACATTTGAGCAGACCCCATTCAAAATGGCGTTATCCATATCAGCAATGCTGCACTTATTTGAAACAAAAATTCAGGAAAAGAATTTAGAACTGGTTAAAGAATATGATAGCAATATTCCAGAAGTATTGGTTGGTGACCCTGTACGTTTACACCAAATAATATTAAACCTTGTGAGTAATGCTGTAAAGTTTACAACAAAAGGTAAGATTACGGTAAGTGTCCATTTGCTGAAGGAAGATAAAAAGAAAGCAACCATTGAATTTGCTGTTAAAGATACTGGAATAGGAATAGCAGAAAATAAAATAGGGAATATTTTTGAAAACTTTCAGCAGGCCTCTAGTAACACCTCAAGGTTGTACGGGGGAACTGGATTAGGACTTGCCATTGTTAAACAGCTGGTTGAACCGCAGGGTGGTAAAATAACCGTAAAAAGCAAAATTGACGAGGGCTCTACTTTTAGTTTTGTGCTTAACTTTCTAAAAACCGATGCTAATGCAGAATTAGAAGCAGGAATAGAAGAGTTGAATACTGAAATTAAAAACATAAAAGTATTAGTCGTTGAAGACATTGCCCTCAACCAATTATTAATGAAAACATTGTTGGACGATTTTGGATTTGAACGTGATATTGCCGACAATGGGAAAATAGCCATCGAGAAGTTACAAGCTAAATCGTACGATATTATTTTGATGGATTTGCAGATGCCTATAATGAATGGTTTTGAAGCGACTGAATACATTCGCAATAATATGAATTCAAAAATTCCAATCATTGCATTAACTGCCGATGTAACAACTGTGGATTTAGCAAAATGTAAAGCAGTGGGTATGAACGATTACATAGCAAAACCGGTTGACGAAAGACTATTATACAGCAAAATAGTTGGACTGGTTAAGAAGCCATCTCAAGTAAAATATAATGGATCTGAAGGAGATGTAAATATTGAAATTAAAAAATCGAAATGCATCAATTTGGATTATCTAGTCAAACGTACAAAAGCTAATCCTGAATTGATGATGGAAATGATTTCGCTTTATTTGGAACAAACCCCACCGTTAGTAAAGGCGATGAAACAAGGATGGCTTGATGAAGATATGAATTCGTTGCACGCCGCAGTTCATAAGATGATTCCCTCTTTTTCAATTATGGGAATTAGCACAGATTTTGAAAACATGGCAAAAAAGGTTCAGGAATTTTCTATCACACAACAAGAGACAAAAGTTAACCTAATTGATAATCAGGGAGTTTTCGAGATGGTAATGCAGCTTGAAAATATATGCAATCAAGCATGTAGCGAATTAGAAGAAGAGTATAACAGAATTAAAAGTAATAGGTCATGA
- a CDS encoding DinB family protein, protein MITEFVPIVRGIQSLIDEWEPKLLALKGDIVTQRRNSQNRTIKQIAGHMIDSASNNTHRIIHLQYQKNPLNYPNYASNGNNDRWIAIQNYQEEDWNGIVQLLKYSNYHLIHVIENINASKLYNAWAASPEKNISLKTMVIDYLRHMELHFSEINDLINL, encoded by the coding sequence ATGATTACAGAGTTTGTACCTATCGTTAGGGGAATTCAATCGTTAATAGATGAGTGGGAACCAAAGCTATTAGCCTTAAAGGGTGATATTGTAACCCAAAGACGAAATTCTCAGAATAGAACTATTAAGCAGATTGCTGGGCATATGATTGATTCTGCATCAAACAATACACACAGGATTATACATCTGCAATATCAGAAAAACCCTTTAAACTATCCCAACTACGCCTCGAATGGTAATAACGATAGGTGGATTGCCATTCAAAACTATCAGGAGGAGGATTGGAATGGTATTGTGCAACTTTTGAAGTATTCAAATTACCATTTGATTCATGTTATCGAAAATATCAATGCAAGTAAGTTATATAATGCTTGGGCAGCTTCGCCCGAAAAAAATATCTCTCTAAAAACAATGGTTATTGACTATTTAAGGCACATGGAACTTCACTTTAGCGAGATTAACGATCTGATTAATCTGTAG
- a CDS encoding response regulator produces MEIKDIKILVVEDVAVNQLLMKTLLYGFGFECDMAANGKLAIEMLQCKSYDIILMDIQMPVMNGFEATEYIRTTMNSKIPIIALTADVISVDLAICKASGMNDYIPKPIDKQLLLRSIVELVKEASFYNS; encoded by the coding sequence ATGGAAATTAAAGACATAAAAATATTGGTGGTTGAAGACGTTGCAGTCAATCAATTACTGATGAAAACGCTTTTGTATGGTTTCGGGTTTGAATGCGATATGGCCGCTAACGGAAAACTGGCCATTGAAATGTTACAATGCAAATCTTACGATATTATTTTGATGGATATACAGATGCCAGTAATGAATGGGTTTGAAGCGACAGAATACATTCGTACAACAATGAATTCTAAAATTCCCATTATCGCATTAACTGCTGATGTAATCTCTGTGGATTTAGCAATATGCAAAGCTTCTGGAATGAATGATTACATACCTAAGCCCATTGACAAACAATTATTGTTAAGAAGTATTGTTGAACTGGTAAAGGAAGCCTCATTTTATAACTCATGA
- a CDS encoding LysE family transporter, with product MLNYLIFAIGFGFACTVQPGPFQALLFSQSILNGWRKTLPLVFVPLLSDIPPVVLVLFILTKVPASFLTILQCAGGVLLLYMAYSAYKSWRNYNLNGENSSTNQRGFFKAVLINTLNPAPYIGWSLILGPQLMSAWKQSSNHGIVLLVGFYGTQIIGTSGMVILFAAAKRFGPRVTKISLAISCVAFAAFGIYQLWTGIIA from the coding sequence ATGTTGAACTATTTAATATTCGCTATTGGGTTTGGGTTTGCTTGCACGGTGCAACCTGGCCCTTTTCAGGCATTACTTTTCTCGCAAAGCATACTTAATGGGTGGCGTAAAACCCTACCATTGGTTTTTGTTCCGCTACTGAGCGATATACCTCCAGTTGTGCTAGTACTTTTCATTCTCACCAAAGTTCCTGCAAGCTTCCTTACCATTCTACAATGTGCGGGTGGAGTCCTACTGCTTTACATGGCTTACAGTGCTTACAAATCGTGGCGAAACTATAATTTGAATGGTGAGAATAGTTCAACCAATCAAAGAGGTTTTTTTAAAGCAGTGCTAATAAATACTCTTAACCCAGCACCTTATATAGGTTGGAGCCTAATTCTAGGCCCTCAGCTAATGAGCGCTTGGAAGCAAAGTTCAAATCATGGAATTGTTCTGCTAGTTGGATTCTACGGAACACAAATAATAGGCACATCAGGTATGGTAATACTTTTTGCAGCCGCAAAGCGGTTTGGCCCTCGGGTAACCAAAATATCGCTTGCCATATCGTGCGTTGCCTTTGCAGCATTTGGAATATACCAGCTTTGGACAGGGATAATAGCATAG
- a CDS encoding LytTR family transcriptional regulator, producing the protein MDHRLSHLILLLNEKLRLFLSISFGIFLFILFFQPFTLDRFDFNNRLLFVAGFGGIVFFFMSLIQVILPWLIYKNNQNENETVFPSYLSSFIILALNSVAFTFYLRYVGFVNISFYIVAKVVLVCLAPPVALRLYDVNKELRQLNESLIIEKKIIQKQIEKQQEDDLNKSIEFTSENSTENFVLPIVEIVCIKSADNYVEIVYKKDDSFKKRLIRNTLKNIDLQIKHYSNFVRCHRICIVNKYYIERLNHSYSKYWLTIRGFQEQIPVSRQYILKLKETL; encoded by the coding sequence GTGGATCATCGATTAAGCCATTTGATTTTGCTATTAAACGAGAAACTGAGGCTTTTTCTTAGTATCAGTTTTGGTATCTTTTTATTTATTCTTTTTTTTCAGCCTTTTACTTTAGATAGGTTCGACTTTAACAATCGGTTGCTCTTTGTTGCTGGATTTGGTGGAATTGTCTTTTTCTTTATGTCTTTAATACAGGTTATATTACCATGGCTAATTTATAAGAACAACCAAAATGAAAATGAAACAGTTTTTCCTTCTTACCTGAGTAGTTTTATTATTTTGGCTTTAAATTCTGTTGCTTTCACTTTCTATTTAAGGTATGTAGGGTTTGTTAATATATCATTTTATATTGTTGCTAAAGTTGTTTTGGTTTGTCTTGCACCTCCTGTAGCTTTAAGATTATATGATGTAAATAAGGAGCTGAGGCAATTAAATGAGTCACTTATTATAGAAAAAAAGATTATTCAAAAACAAATAGAGAAACAACAAGAGGATGATTTGAACAAATCCATAGAGTTTACTTCAGAAAATAGTACTGAAAATTTCGTACTTCCTATTGTGGAGATTGTTTGTATTAAATCTGCCGACAATTATGTTGAAATTGTATACAAGAAGGATGATAGTTTTAAGAAAAGGCTTATTCGAAATACTTTAAAGAACATCGATCTTCAAATAAAACACTACTCAAATTTTGTTCGTTGTCACAGGATCTGTATTGTAAACAAGTATTACATTGAAAGACTCAATCATAGCTATAGTAAATATTGGTTAACAATTAGAGGATTCCAAGAGCAAATCCCAGTTTCGCGCCAGTATATTCTTAAACTTAAAGAAACTTTATAG
- a CDS encoding helix-turn-helix transcriptional regulator gives MVSNRCKMAVKEELKKLGLHFIVVDLGEVEIMETISLEQRELLKIALHSSGLELMDDKRAILIEKIKNVVVEMVHHTDEIIKINFSDYLSEKLNHDYTYLANLFSEVQGTTIEQFVISHKIERIKEFIIYDELNITEIAEKMNYSSVAHLSNQFKKATGLSPSHFKQLKDKRRSPIEDIGNVPEVKHE, from the coding sequence ATGGTGAGCAATCGCTGTAAAATGGCGGTAAAGGAAGAACTAAAAAAGCTTGGACTGCACTTCATCGTTGTTGATTTAGGCGAAGTTGAAATTATGGAAACCATATCTTTAGAACAGCGAGAGTTACTGAAAATTGCTTTACACAGTTCTGGGCTAGAATTAATGGACGACAAGAGAGCTATTTTGATTGAGAAAATTAAAAATGTAGTTGTTGAAATGGTTCATCATACAGATGAAATTATCAAAATAAATTTTTCCGATTATTTAAGCGAGAAACTAAATCACGATTATACTTATCTGGCAAATCTGTTTTCAGAAGTACAGGGAACTACAATTGAGCAATTCGTTATTTCACATAAAATTGAACGGATAAAAGAATTTATCATTTACGATGAATTAAACATTACAGAAATCGCTGAGAAGATGAATTACAGTAGCGTTGCGCATTTATCCAATCAATTTAAAAAAGCAACTGGGCTCTCACCCTCTCACTTCAAACAATTAAAAGACAAAAGGCGAAGTCCGATTGAAGATATTGGAAATGTGCCCGAAGTCAAACATGAATAG
- a CDS encoding DUF4070 domain-containing protein — translation MNILLVYPKYPDTYWSFKHALKFVSKKAVNVPLGILTVAALLPSEWNKRLVDLNVSKLSDKDIIWADFVFISAMSIQIDSVKQIIEQCKRLNTKIVAGGPLFTEEFEKFNGVDYLVLNEAEVTFPLFIEDLKNGQPQKIYQSGIFADITKSPIPDYSLIKLNKYAGVTIQYSRGCPFDCEFCDITALFGHKVRTKNSTQILSELDQLLRIGWRGSVFFVDDNFIGNKQKLKNDLLPVIIHWMKLNNYPFIFTTEASINLADDKDLMDMMVKAGFAQVFVGIESPDENCLMECNKIQNNNRDLLSSVNLIQQYGMEVTAGFIVGFDNDSTSIFQRQIDFIQKSGIITAMVGLLNAPRLSKLYKRLKKEGRIVDSFTGDNTDYSMNFIPVMDKKVLLEGYQKIINNIYSSKSYYERILRFLKHYNPPFKEQRTISFNQFIALIKSVIYIGILKRHRRYYWQLVFWTLFNKPKIFPLAVTYCIYGYHFKKVFRNIN, via the coding sequence ATGAATATTCTGTTAGTGTACCCTAAATACCCCGATACATACTGGAGTTTTAAACATGCTTTAAAATTTGTGTCGAAAAAAGCAGTGAATGTACCCTTAGGTATACTTACAGTCGCTGCATTACTACCCAGTGAATGGAATAAGAGGCTAGTAGACCTAAATGTTTCCAAACTATCAGATAAGGATATTATTTGGGCTGATTTTGTTTTTATCAGCGCAATGTCAATCCAAATAGATTCTGTGAAACAAATTATTGAGCAGTGCAAGCGACTTAATACTAAAATAGTGGCAGGGGGCCCTCTTTTTACAGAGGAATTTGAAAAATTTAACGGAGTAGATTATTTAGTTCTAAATGAGGCAGAAGTAACTTTCCCCCTTTTTATTGAAGACCTTAAAAATGGTCAGCCGCAAAAAATCTATCAATCAGGTATATTTGCAGATATTACTAAATCACCAATCCCCGATTATTCGTTGATTAAGCTCAATAAATACGCTGGGGTAACAATACAATATTCAAGAGGTTGTCCCTTCGATTGCGAGTTTTGTGATATAACAGCTCTGTTTGGACATAAGGTACGTACAAAAAACTCAACACAAATTTTATCGGAGTTAGACCAGCTATTGCGAATTGGATGGCGGGGAAGCGTGTTCTTTGTGGATGATAATTTTATTGGGAATAAACAGAAGCTAAAGAACGATTTGCTACCTGTCATTATCCACTGGATGAAATTAAATAATTACCCGTTTATCTTCACAACGGAAGCTTCTATTAACCTTGCTGATGATAAGGATTTGATGGATATGATGGTTAAGGCTGGTTTTGCTCAAGTGTTTGTGGGTATTGAATCTCCCGATGAGAACTGCTTAATGGAGTGTAATAAAATTCAAAATAATAATCGCGATCTGCTAAGTAGTGTAAATTTAATTCAACAGTATGGTATGGAGGTAACAGCCGGTTTTATTGTTGGATTTGATAACGACTCTACGAGCATTTTTCAGCGACAAATTGATTTTATTCAAAAAAGTGGAATTATTACCGCAATGGTGGGATTGTTAAATGCACCTCGATTATCAAAACTATATAAACGATTGAAAAAGGAGGGGAGGATAGTTGATAGTTTTACAGGCGATAATACAGATTATTCTATGAATTTTATTCCTGTAATGGACAAAAAAGTGCTGCTAGAAGGTTATCAAAAAATTATTAATAATATTTATTCTAGTAAATCCTACTACGAAAGAATATTAAGGTTTTTGAAACATTATAACCCTCCATTCAAAGAGCAACGTACAATATCGTTTAATCAATTTATTGCACTAATAAAATCAGTTATTTACATTGGGATATTGAAGAGACATAGAAGATACTACTGGCAACTTGTGTTTTGGACCCTTTTCAATAAACCAAAAATATTCCCATTGGCAGTTACCTACTGTATTTACGGTTATCATTTCAAAAAGGTATTCAGGAATATTAATTGA
- a CDS encoding response regulator, whose protein sequence is MKNNNKIQLFLVDDDALFLKLLEIDFLTHTNFTIKTFATGELCMANLTHNPDVIILDYYLDSIDKNAMNGLKTLDKINSFNPDISVVMLSSQNKIDVAINCIHHRAFDYLVKSQTDFLNLKKIITTIFHYKKMGKELSWSI, encoded by the coding sequence ATGAAAAACAATAATAAAATTCAACTTTTCCTGGTTGATGATGATGCTCTATTTTTAAAATTATTAGAAATTGATTTTCTCACGCATACTAATTTTACCATTAAAACATTTGCAACTGGTGAACTTTGTATGGCAAATCTAACACACAACCCAGATGTAATCATTTTAGATTATTATCTTGATAGTATTGATAAAAACGCCATGAACGGATTAAAAACACTGGATAAAATAAATTCTTTCAATCCAGATATTTCCGTTGTAATGCTATCCTCTCAGAATAAAATTGATGTAGCTATTAACTGTATACATCATAGAGCTTTTGATTACTTAGTGAAAAGCCAAACCGATTTCTTAAACTTGAAAAAAATCATAACAACCATTTTCCATTACAAAAAAATGGGGAAGGAATTGAGTTGGTCTATATAA